A part of Limihaloglobus sulfuriphilus genomic DNA contains:
- the amrA gene encoding AmmeMemoRadiSam system protein A: MLTENSKRILLKAAKEAVISAVNGDKFNRIETNEPELLEKCGCFVTIKNKGRLRGCLGVFTASKPLIDMVTEMAASSATNDPRFYNDPITPEELEELDIEISVLSPLRQTDDPASLRIGQEGIYIRRGMRSGCFLPQVAEETGWSVEEFLGNCCTGKAGLDYYSWKDPDTKVYLFTVEIVKDSFK, translated from the coding sequence ATGCTAACAGAAAACAGTAAGCGTATTCTTCTCAAAGCGGCCAAAGAAGCTGTCATTTCTGCTGTAAACGGCGATAAATTCAACCGGATTGAGACGAACGAGCCCGAGCTGCTTGAAAAATGCGGTTGTTTTGTAACTATTAAGAATAAAGGACGTTTACGGGGGTGTCTTGGTGTTTTTACTGCATCAAAACCATTGATTGATATGGTTACTGAAATGGCGGCATCATCGGCAACAAACGACCCGAGATTCTACAACGACCCAATAACACCCGAGGAGCTGGAAGAGCTTGATATCGAGATTTCAGTGCTCTCACCTTTGAGGCAAACTGACGACCCCGCTTCACTGAGGATAGGGCAGGAAGGAATATATATCCGACGCGGCATGAGGAGCGGCTGTTTTCTGCCGCAAGTTGCAGAAGAGACCGGATGGAGCGTAGAGGAGTTTCTTGGAAATTGCTGCACGGGCAAGGCAGGACTTGATTATTATTCATGGAAAGATCCAGATACAAAAGTATATCTCTTTACGGTAGAGATAGTTAAAGACAGTTTTAAGTAA